In the genome of Monodelphis domestica isolate mMonDom1 chromosome 2, mMonDom1.pri, whole genome shotgun sequence, one region contains:
- the LOC100015767 gene encoding serotriflin-like, giving the protein MKINFFFISDMALRNFYCLLPVVFSALPVVFSAVSIIKGELLKVPYDAISTKSVNIQEEIVGKHNALRRGVIPRARNMLKMEWNEKAAQNARNWAKECEMTHSATFKRQITDIFCGENLLFSSDPLSWSDVIQIWYDESENFKYGFGPIKPGLVVGHYTQTVWSTSYMIGCEVAHCPSRETYKYFYVCHYCHRGNNPDTSTPYKKGIPCGDCPHHCEDGLCTNPCAYADDAGNCPDAISSLGCHHKLVAKSCKASCKCTTEIK; this is encoded by the exons atgaaaataaatttcttttttatttcagataTGGCCCTGAGAAATTTCTACTGCTTGCTTCCTGTGGTTTTCTCAGCACTTCCTGTGGTTTTCTCAGCTGTCTCGATTATTAAG GGTGAACTATTGAAGGTCCCATATGATGCAATTTCTACTAAATCTGTGAATATCCAGGAAGAAATTGTTGGCAAACACAATGCCCTCCGGAGAGGAGTAATTCCCAGAGCCAGAAACATGCTGAAGATG GAATGGAATGAAAAAGCAGCACAAAATGCCAGAAACTGGGCAAAAGAGTGTGAGATGACACATAGTGCCACATTCAAGAGGCAGATTACAG ATATTTTTTGTGGAgaaaatttgttgttttcctctgATCCTCTGTCATGGTCAGATGTAATCCAAATCTGGTATGATGAGTCAGAAAACTTCAAGTATGGCTTTGGACCAATAAAACCAGGATTAGTTGTTGGGCACTATACTCAG ACTGTTTGGTCCACTTCTTACATGATTGGCTGTGAGGTTGCTCATTGCCCCAGTAGGGAGACATACAAATACTTCTATGTATGCCACTATTGTCATAG GGGAAATAATCCTGATACTTCTACTCCTTATAAGAAGGGGATCCCATGTGGAGATTGCCCCCACCATTGTGAAGATGGACTCTGTA CCAATCCATGTGCCTATGCTGATGATGCTGGTAACTGTCCAGATGCTATATCTTCTCTTGGATGTCATCATAAATTAGTTGCTAAAAGTTGCAAAGCTAGTTGCAAGTGCACAACTGAGATAAAATGA